The Microcystis aeruginosa NIES-843 sequence GCGGGGGAGGACTTCTGCGATCGCACCCTGCTGATCGCCAAAATTGGCTTCCTCCACGCGCACCCGATCACCAACCATCACCGACTGACCGATTTTTTGCAAGCGAGCGCGACGGGTACAGAGAAGATTCTCGCCCATAACGGCAGAATCCAAGCGTACCTGATAGAAATTCGCCTGTACAGCCACCACTGTGCCGTATAAATCGGTTAATTGTGCATCTACCATTTAGGAATCGGGGCGATAGACTTTGAGAACAAAAAAGCTATCTCGGTCCTCGATCGATTCTATCTGATAACCCTCCACTGTCAGGCTAGTGGGAACCTGTTCGATCGGTTCCCCGGCATCTAACCAGACTTCCAACCGTTCCCCGGCGGTCATTTTCTCTAATTGCAATTTTGTTCGGACAAAATTAATTGGGCAGGGAGTGCCGCGCAGGTCTAAAGTCATAGTTATTTAGGGTTTGCTGAAAAAGTTTCTCCTGGGGGCAGGGTGTGGGGTGTGGGGTGTGGGGTGTGGGGTGTGGGGAGAATAAATAAAATAATCTCCTATCTCCTGACTCCTGACTCCTGAATACTGCCGACCGCCGACCGCCCCCTGCCTCCGTTATCCGACAAGATTTTTAGATTTATTCAGCCTGCCCTATTTATGGAAGATATTACCTAAAAATCCCTCGATGCCGCCTTTCCCCACGGTTTCCCCGCGAACTTTTGCTAATTTTTCCAGCAATTCCCGTTCTTCTCCCGTGACACGGGTAGGAATCGAGATTTTAACGGTAATGCGATGATCACCGCGGCTGACGGGATTGCCTAATTTGGGAACCCCTTTATTTTCTAAAATCAGTACGGTGTTCGGTTGAGTACCGGCAGGGATAGTCAGGTCTTCTTGGCCATCTACCGTATTAACTTTGATGGTACATCCTAAAATCGCTTGGATATAGCTAATGGTGATATCCGATTTAATATCATTACCTTCCCGTTGAAATTCTGCATCTGTTTCCACGGTTAGATAAACGAATAAATCCCCCGGCGGCCCGCCTTTAAGTCCGGCGTCTCCTTCCCGGGCAACGCGCAATTTCATGCCGTTGTCAACCCCCGCGGGGATGGTAATTTTCAGTTTTTTGGTTTCCTGTCTGCGTCCGGAACCGCCGCAAACGTCGCATTTTTCCTCGATCACTTCGCCAGCACCGTCACAGGTGGGACAGACCGAAACTTGAGCAAAAGTACCGAAGGGAGTACGGGTGGCGCGACGCACCTGACCAGTACCACTGCAAGTAGTACAAGTGCGGGAACTGGTTCCTGGTCTGGCCCCACTGCCTTTACAGGTTTGACAGGTTTCCAGATGACGGATACGGATTTCCTTTTCGCCGCCAAAGACAGCCTCGCGGAATTTTAGTCTAAAATCGAGACGTAAATCCTCGCCCCGGGTAGGGCCTGTGCGTCGGCGGGCGGTTGCTTGGCCGCCCATGCCCCCGAAACCACTAAAGATTGTCTCAAAGATATCGGCGAAACCGCCCATATTGTCAGGATCAAAACCGGCAGCGCCCCCAGAAACCCCAGCTTCACCAAAGCGGTCATAACGATTGCGGGTTTCTGGTTCCGAGAGAATTTCGTAGGCGCGGTTAATTTCTTTGAAGTGTTCCTCGGCTCCTGGTTCTTTGTTAACATCGGGATGGTATTTTCGGGCGAGACGACGATAGGC is a genomic window containing:
- a CDS encoding sulfurtransferase TusA family protein, producing MTLDLRGTPCPINFVRTKLQLEKMTAGERLEVWLDAGEPIEQVPTSLTVEGYQIESIEDRDSFFVLKVYRPDS
- the dnaJ gene encoding molecular chaperone DnaJ — encoded protein: MPTDYYEILGVSRDAGKEDIKRAYRRLARKYHPDVNKEPGAEEHFKEINRAYEILSEPETRNRYDRFGEAGVSGGAAGFDPDNMGGFADIFETIFSGFGGMGGQATARRRTGPTRGEDLRLDFRLKFREAVFGGEKEIRIRHLETCQTCKGSGARPGTSSRTCTTCSGTGQVRRATRTPFGTFAQVSVCPTCDGAGEVIEEKCDVCGGSGRRQETKKLKITIPAGVDNGMKLRVAREGDAGLKGGPPGDLFVYLTVETDAEFQREGNDIKSDITISYIQAILGCTIKVNTVDGQEDLTIPAGTQPNTVLILENKGVPKLGNPVSRGDHRITVKISIPTRVTGEERELLEKLAKVRGETVGKGGIEGFLGNIFHK